One genomic segment of Oncorhynchus masou masou isolate Uvic2021 chromosome 16, UVic_Omas_1.1, whole genome shotgun sequence includes these proteins:
- the rps12 gene encoding 40S ribosomal protein S12, which yields MAEEGIAAGGVMDVNTALPEVLKTALIHDGLARGIREAAKALDKRQAHLCVLAANCDEPMYVKLVEALCAEHQINLIKVDDNKKLGEWVGLCKIDREGKPRKVVGCSCVVIKDYGKESQAKDVIEEYFKAKK from the exons ATGGCCGAGGAAGG CATCGCTGCCGGAGGTGTGATGGATGTCAACACCGCTCTCCCTGAGGTGCTCAAGACCGCACTCATCCACGACGGTCTGGCCCGCGGTATCCGCGAGGCTGCCAAGGCGCTGGACAA GCGCCAGGCCCACCTCTGCGTCCTTGCTGCCAACTGTGACGAGCCCATGTACGTCAAGCTGGTGGAAGCCCTCTGCGCTGAGCATCAGATTAACCTCATCAAG GTTGATGACAACAAGAAGCTGGGCGAGTGGGTCGGTTTGTGTAAAATCGACCGCGAAGGAAAACCCCGTAAGGTGGTGGGCTGCAGCTGTGTTGTAATCAAG gaCTATGGAAAGGAGTCTCAAGCCAAGGATGTGATTGAAGAGTACTTCAAGGCCAAGAAATGA